In the genome of Arachis stenosperma cultivar V10309 chromosome 6, arast.V10309.gnm1.PFL2, whole genome shotgun sequence, the window atttttaatatttattcttaaaatgagtttaaaaataatatatattattaattattaaaataattaaaaatttaatttatattttaatattaataaaatattaaaatattattataatttatttaaaaatactttatattttatatatattatgtctcaatattttataaaaattttaaatttattgtcCGTGTATCTCGTATTCTATATCGTATCATTTTCTGTATATTATAAATATCTACGCATAAAAATGATATTACAaactattaaattttttaacgtATTTAATCGAATAATCTAAGTATTCACAATACCTACTATACCTACTATCTTCACATGAAAATATGTATTCACGGAGCATTAACCGTATAGACAAGGGGTCAGGGTAGAAAGAACAGAAGTAGCATTAAGCTAAGgcacataaaaaataatcatataatattattgttgcATTATTAGTGGACATATACAAACTATTTTTCCGCCCCAAACATCTAATCTGATGTCTATTTTGTTTCAGTGAGATCTCCTATTCAATCTACAGTAAGAGAAGGCCCCAATTCTGTGGACGTTTTGTTGGAGGAAACATTAGGGTGATGATCCCATCCACTTGACCATTGCTATCTACTAATTCTGTATTAAACCTGGCTCGAATAATGTTGTAGGGACCTAGTTTATCGGCCCTTTCGCTTATACTAAATTCACTGTTTTTATATCCATTATATATGATGGGAAATGATGCAAGTCCACCGAGGTAATTAATTAGATAGatttaataaaaagtaaaatattattgaaagatTGAAATTGCTGAAGACGTATTTGTTAACTATgcttaataaaaattatttttcagaCATATTTGAATATATTTAAATTCTATCACGTTTCAATGTATCTAAccttatatttaatatatatttttgaaataaatttagaaatagtatatattattatttattaaaataataatattttaaatattttatataattaaaataaaatattaaaaataattaaacattaatttatattttaatattaataaaatatcaaaatattattataatttatctgaaaaatactttatattttatatatatatatgtatcttTGTGTcttattagattttaaaattggTGTATCGACGTATCATATATCGTTTTACatcacataaaaaattattttttgcaaCAAAATGTCCCAACGTACTCGTTTTAtctaagattttaaaattttaggaataaaaataataatttatttttgaataaaaaattaaatacatctGTCAGTCAAAATAAATAAGTTATGAGTTTTGAAGTAGAAATTTGTTTCATGTGTTTATCAAGAATGACATATTGACAAGGGAGTAAATTTCGATGGATAAAGACTCATTCAGGAAAAATAAAGAAGTTGATAAGTGAAGTTAATGattctaataataattactCACATTGTGCAAGAGAACGGAAACGGTTCAAAGATTAATGCACGTGAGAgttatatttgaatttgatttatcGAAGATTTTTCCGtgtcttttaaattttatttaatgtaatttttattttattgcaaatttagctttcaaacaaatttattctttatgttttcttttaaaacttagcactttgttttttattttaaagtccTTTTATTCTGTCAAAAGCAGTTTACTGCTTACTTAAATtgaatgttatttttttttttaatttcaatcattttatttttaaatttattttacttttttttcagattttcttttattgttttattcaattaaaagaaCATTTTGATacacttttaaaatttgatagGACTAGATTTCGTTCTCAAATCGTTTGATATCGAACCatttaaatttgttaaaaatttataaaataatatcatATAATAATAAGGGTTTGAATCTATGTGTTATCACTGTAATAAAGACATTTTTTGGTAGacaatttgtaaaaattatgtaaataggcctcattaaaaaaaatgcttTGAAGATAATAGTTGTCTTACTAATTgaagaaaactaaatttttattcaacTTAAAAAGTAGActtgataataaaaaagaaagggtgacctaaatttttttcaactttAGAACAAGAAGTTGAATAGAGATTAAATCTAGAACAGTATAAGGCAAAACGATTAAGGAAAAATTGTTTGCACCAGACAAAGAGAATTATTTTTCTGATGTTGAATGTCAACATTTTCAGATTCACATCCCTACTCACTTTTGTAAACACATATATTCTATAGAGTAGTTGTGGGAGGAAAATTGATCcccaaaacaagaaaaataaagtaaaaggaGGATCATGATTccttaattaatttagtaaaataattacaataatcCATCGAGgtatattaatatataagaaactattttttcttcattcttatcgaattggtaaaaaattttatataattattttttttataaaattaataattaaaatttgtataataatttaatcaaattatttaataatttttaaattaatgtattaaaagaattatgtttCCTCGTGTATCAagaacaaaattaataaacaaatGAAGGTATAATCATTATCAACATTTATATGTATTAAGATGTGTTTTTGTCGTTGTATATAGTTGTATATAAAGAAGGTGGTAAAGacaaatttttcttatttaaagtGCCAATCTTGTGTGAACTACTCTAATTAAATGATGCTGATAGTACGTGGCTAAAGACAATAATAAAACTTTCGTAAGGGACTTAGCTCCCGCGAGtgagaataaaatttaaaaaatatataaacaaaataaatatcaaatataattGAGATAAAGACAAAAATAGTTAtcacattaattaattaataatttttaatttgtgtgaattttactaaataaaattaaaatcgttatttttttaatattgtgcactttatcaattttttacttaaatttaaagaaacaaaaaaggaaaatttatttttatcaaacgAAATTAATATTTGAATAGTCGTAATGTACTATTTTGTAAtaaataaatcttttaaaatttaaaataaaggcttatttaatttttttaaatgtttattttttatatatttaatatgatAATATTAGAAGATAATATAActaaagttattttatttaagttaatatttataattttatgtatataagatacataattatatatttattatatttaatattattcaattatttcaGTATTTCTATACTTTACTCctacttcaatttttttttactttatctTCACATCTCCAAAAGAGTACGTACTCTTCGTATTCTTGTATTAAAATTTGAgagttctttatttttttgttttttatgtcttgaattttttagattttatttttttaataaataaaatattcttcttgtcttaaaaaaattattttaatataattttaaaaaataaaataaattataatttagagTTATTTTACACTATTTTTTATTGTCTTTCAGATGTATTTGATAATAACGGATAAAATATCATGATGATGATGTGCTCTGAGATGTTGCCATGTTATTATTACTCTGTTTGTATCGTcaatttttcatctttttctttttattactGATTAACAACTGTTTTCTGTTTTCTGCTGCATGTTGATACTCGTGTCATCGTATGTTAATAGCAACTTGTATTACAACTTGCAAGTCCACAGAAACCCTAATTTTATGTTAAGCATGGGATATGAGGCGAGTATAGAGATGAAACTCTTGTTCTTGTTTGGTTCCGATTATATGTTTAATTAATTTACTTCTCCAAGATCATTGTTATTTGCGGCCCTATCTTTATTATTAACTATATTCTTATGTTGAACAGCACAATGTTTGACATAGAGATTATTAGTAGTATTAGTATATATCACCCACAAAGTAGTTTTGATGATATCTAATCATGATATCATATTAAATTAATGATAAAGATTCATATGcacttattttaatataaaattaaaagttaaaaattattcgatataatttaatcaaatttatcaAATCACTAACACTTTTTAAATATAATCAATTTTACATCAAGATAACTATACATAAATTTTCACTCAAATTAACACCTAAAATTGTGTTAAACCAAATTAAAGAGAAGCTAAGCAACATAGTTTATGACAGTATTATTCGGTTTGAGAGTATGTGGAGCCCACAGTTGGGCATAAATAATGACCTGATCTGAGAGGAGAATGGAGCATAGATGCAtatagaaaagaagaaagcacAAAGAGTGTCGACATAATGGTGTGCCAAGAAGAAGTGTTGATCTCAAAAGTATGCGAGCTGTATTCAGAAATAGCGAGTCTAGAGAGTCTAAAACCGTGCAAGAATGTGGACACCCTATTCACAGAGCTTGTCCTGACATGCATACCACCAAGCCCCATCGATGTCACAAAGCTCTCAAAGAACCTTCAAGAGATACGATCCAACCTCATCAGGCTCTGTAGCATAGCCGAGGGTCATTTGGAGCACCACTACTCCGCCATCCTTGGCTCCTACGATAACCCTCTCCACCATCTCCACATCTTCCCTTACTATAAAAACTACCTCAAACTCGGTCTTCTTGAATTCACAATCCTCTCCCAACACTGCGGCCCACAACTCCCCAACAAGATCGCCTTTGTTGGCTCCGGCCCTCTTCCTCTAACTTCCATTGTTCTCGCATCCAACCACCTCCCGTCAACCACTTTCCACAACTATGACATCGACTCTTCCGCCAACTCGAGCGCCATGCGCTTGGTCTCAGGAGATCCTGACTTGTCCAAGCGCATGGCGTTTCACACCAATGATATATTGGATGTGAGTTGTTTGGAAGAGTTTGACGTTGTTTACTTGGCGGCGCTTGTGGGAATGGACAAGGAAGAAAAGAACAGAGTGATTGATCACTTGTCAAAGTACATGGCACCTGGTGCTGTTCTTATGCTGAGGAGTGCTCATGGCGCTCGTGCTTTTCTGTACCCTGTTGTTGAGCCCTGTGATCTTAGAGGCTTTGAGGTTCTCTCTGTGTTCCACCCTACTGATGAGGTTATCAATTCTGTTCTCATAGCCAGAAAATACCCTCTTTCTGTTGTTGACCAACAACAAGGACTTGGTTCTATGATACTACCCAATAAGTGCTCTGATGAGATTCAAGCCTTCAACCACCCTCTCAATCATGGCAACATCATCATTGAGGAATTAACCCTTGACGATCAACTCTGATGATCTCTTcagattttagatattttcttTATCTTTACCAATTGAATTTGGGGGCCATGTTCTAGTAGCTTAATTAGTCTATATTTAATTTCCACTTGTGCTTGCATCTCATCATCCATCATCTTACTAGAATTATTACATATCTTTTCATAATGTTACTGCTCATCTTaaattttcaataaatataCAAGATACTATTGCAAATGTGTGTGCGCTTTTTGGATTGTTGAGTCTTTGGACAACTCTTCCGAGCAAACCATATTCTCAAGGTGAGTTCAACAGATATCTCTAAAGTGATAAgatgaatgaaaaataaaaaatttagggtAATAACTTTTTAAGttaataatttcattttttattatttttaataatgtagtttgttagttgttttttttttactctttcATATAACgtaattttgaaaaaatcatctttaatttatttattgaagGGAGCCACtcaaataaaaacatttaaaacatctttttttaagatgttttctaataattaaaatttaacatatataatcgattaaaccgtgttattttagttaaaattagacaagacaaattaatttgactgaaaaaatagtgaatcaaatattaaattggtctaattaatattattttttttatagaaaatgattataatatctttattataaaaaatgactaaaatatttctattatatacATTGATTTTGAGAATCTTAAATTCTAaccctttatttttttatttctctcatatatatatatatatatatatatatatatatatatatatatataagagatatttttgttattttttataataggaaTATTGTAGTtatgtttaataaaaaaaaataatttagaccgattcaaaatttaatttattggttTTTTGACTAAACTGATTTgtccaatttaattttaataaaaaataatataatttaatcgattatgtgttaaattttaattattaaaaaatatttaaaaaaaaaagacatttttaacTTCGGCTTCTTTTATTGAAATCCATCTACAATAATAAAAGCAATAAAAGCCATTATCAATCCAAGGAGGTTATTCTTGTACTTAACACTATAATATTTGttcaaatttaataaataaggCATATTTATTCCAGTTTCGTGTACTTTTattcatctttattttttatttacacaTTGTGCTTTCTACTATGGTCCATTTTGGTGATTCCTTCTCCTTTTCCAGTGATTGAAATTCGAAAGTGATTGAAAGCTAAAGCATATATATAACTAACGAGTCAAAACGTTGATACGGATCGGATAGGTGGTTATGGTATTGTGATTAATTTGGCACTTTAGTTTAGTGAGAATCCTATAAATAGAAACTGTTAATTTTATGACCATTCCTTTTATGTCAATATATATCGAAagtatttaataataaaaaatattaataaaaaattactaaaacttattacttttagttttatttaatgcatcttataataaaataaaggtgAATTCTTTCAAACCCATGGCAATTTTGTGGGTAAGTTACCCTTGCATATGTGTCTTCATCTCAGCCATtgatcaaaaaaattttcaaccttGCATTAATTGACGCATTAAATGTTTTCACACTatattgtattttatattatttacatTATACCCCATAACTTATTTATACTTGATGCAATACGTAAATAGTTGATTTTACAAATTTCTCCCCAAATATCATACAAATCAAAACCTTCCCCAAATACCATTTCAATGTGTACAgcttcttcttctacctctAAAAAAACACTTCAAAAGAACTGCTTCTTTAACCCTTCTACGATCTCACTTCTTCTTCTCTACCCTTCCTGTGGGTGATGGGTTTAATTTTTTCGGCGACCCACTCCTAAAACCTTCCCCAGATACTCCTGTAGTATCCACAGCTCCATCATCTACCTCAGTGCTTCTTCTACCCTCCCCTTAACTTAAGCGTTTGATTTTTCCGACGACCCACTCGCAAAATCTTCCCCAAATACCGCCGTAATGTCCACAGCCTCTTTTTCTACCTCGTTCCTCTGATTTCTAGGTCAGTCATCGTCAGGGACAGATTTTTTCGAACCCCCTGGAAGACCCTGCCTTCTGCGTCTTCGTCCAGGGTTACGCGGGTGTCATTTTCTGTGATTTGCCGTCGAAGAACGTAAGTCATCCCGTTGATAGCAAGGTTCTGGTGACCCACGTGCAGAACGCTCTCGGAAAACCCTTGTAAGCCCCACTGCTTCTTCATCTAGGTCATTCGTtcgtttttttgtttttttagcTAATTTGCGTGATTTGTTCTGTTAATCACTTTTTGTAATCACCGTTCATCGAAGAAGATTGATTCAATTTGGAATGCAATAGATGATGTTAGTTGTCCATGGTGGTGTTAAATGTTAATCAGATCGATGGCCAGTGATGCATGCTCCTCAAACACGAGACGAGGCATAGGGGGAGCCGGCGGACAACGGGAACTGAGATCTGGAAATGCAACCTCAAGTTCGCTGCAACCTCAGGATGTAATAGATGGTGTGGCCCCAAAATGCTTCTGTGAAAAATATGCCATCAGTTACATGTCGAAGACAGACACCAACCCAAATAGGTTATTTTTTGGATGCCCATTATTAAAGGTAACCACGCAATTCTTTATGTTTGAGAACTAAGATTATgctaaaatttgattaaaatttgaattttctgGAATGGAGCTTTAGACTCTATATTTTGGTTATTATCCACCTTGCTCAAGTTGTTGTGGATGTGATTTTGAATTGTTGGGAATTGCATGCCTATTGGTTATGAAAATGATTTGACTTTGTTATTGATTTGATGTTAAATTGGGTTGATTTTGTATATGATTTGATATTGGTGCTGGttaattttgatgaatgacTGAGAATTGGGAAAAAGTTGATTTATTCAAAATAGATCTACCTAGATTAAAAATCATGATTGTGACAAGAATTGACATGTTCTGATATTAAAAATGGATGCTAAAATTTGAAAGGATTTTATAGATGTAGAATTTAGGGATTAATTACAGTGACGTACATGGATTAGATTGAATTGGAGTATTTTGTAACCCCTTACATTAATTGTGTTCTATATTCGTTGTAGGTGACAGAAGCACATTGCAAGTTCTTTCTCTGGGTTGATGACCACATTGTTAGGGTCATAGCGGGGGAGGCTACAAGGGGATCGGGTGACGGGAAGCAGAGTGATATTGGAAAACATTTGGGAATGGATAACTTGATAGACCATGTAGAGGAAAGAATAGCAAAACTGGAGAAGCTGCTGAACAAGAAAAGTAGAGAAGCACAGTTGAGGAAAAAGGCTAGAGAAGCAGCTGCAAAAGACATGGAGGCTTCATCAACAACGTCTATTGATTAGCTGCAAACCAGAACCCGAAGCACCTCGATTAGGTTCAGAAACTTAAGAATAATTTCCTTCTTTGCTGAAAATTGCTACTGGAATGTAGAGACACAAATGTTTGAAGCTTTAAAAGCAAAAATTGTCGAAGACGTTCATCTGATTTGGGCAACATGGTTGGAATTTGTTTATGTTTCTAGTTACGTGTTTTTGTTTTACCCATAGATACGTATATGTTTTGTGGtatttatttttgtgacttAGTTACCAAAATTCCCTACTAATTTCAATATCGTATGAAGGCTAATATGTTGTAGTAAGTCAGCCTGAATACCAGAAAATAGCAACCTTTTTATTAGTGAAACGAATGCTTAAGATTGCAGTCATGTTATAACTCAATCTTCGGCAATTCTGTAAGAGGAGGAAGGAGAAGGGCATGACAATATACACCGATGATTTGGTGACTTCCATAACAAATCATGCAGCCACCACAATAGATAATTGACAAGATCTGTTTTTCTTCTTATATACTAGTGTGCAGCATAAATTTTAAGTTGTGATAGAATGAAGAAGCTGAAAGTAAACTAGAATGTTATGTTAGGCTTTGGAAATTTGTTGAATTGCAACTTGTTGGTCAAGTTTAATTGCTTTCCTTTCAGAAAATTTCCTGCATAGGTTTTGAAATTCCTAATCCCTTGAACCTAAATAAATCTTAACACTTGTAGTTTATTTGATCATGATGAATGGCCACTGCTTTGTTCTAATACACATAAATTGTTCAGTAAGCTATGATGCTTGAAATAAGCTAGCTTGTCTGTTAACATAATGGGTTTTAAAGGCTTCATCTCATTATGTAGTGAAGTTGTAGATCATCATCTTTATACCATTGCACATGATGTATAATACTCCAATTGAAAGATCTGACTTTTTAAAATACCATAACTTCTCATTATTGCTGAATCTTTTGTTTGATCAATTTGTTTGACTTTATTCACCCCTTCATGCACTTGATTGAATTCCTATTAGCCTATAATCCAAAGTAAATGAACGAGTGTTAATGGGTTGATCATTTCAGCGACGTGGCCGTGGAGGTAGAGTGCAAGCTGGAGTTTGTTCATGGAGTGCTAATGGCTTATTTCAGGTCTTACCAGGTTACCATGTACTTGGTtgctctttttttcttcttataaaataatattcaaCGAGTATATGGCTTATTGCAGGTTTTACCGTCCATTGGGCTAGGTTCTGTCATCGTCCAACAAAGCAGTGGTGTATACAAATGTTCTCTTAAAACCCAGGGCCATCATGTAAGTTTCTCTTGTAACATTGTCCGTTTATATGTCGTATTTTTTGGTCGAATCGTGTTACATAGGAAAACTTTGGTCGAATTATAGGTCGAATTGTCTCGATTCACGATTATCTCGGATCAGTTTTGGTTAGGTATTAAGGTGTAACATAGTATATGATCAAAGGtcattgaatttttttttcccCAGCGTTTGTTACTTTAATTAACTGAATATTTAGTCTTTCTGTCATACTTGGGATTGGGCTCGGTCAACTAACCTGGAAAGACGtttattttttggtagttcaaGTCTATCTAAAAGTAAAGTGGGCTATCTATCAACTTGGGCCAGCTACAAAAACAATTAGTGGATAATTCAAGTCAGGATTAATGCAGCAACTGGCTTGAAACCTGTTAAGCCCAACTCTCTCCGGAATTTTAAAAGAAAACCAAGTTTTTCCAGGTAACTATTTATTCCATTTATGTTTGTGTTTACCgttaatttgatttatgtttttTTGGAATAGCATTTCTTGATTGAATATTCGCGTAAAATGTTAGTAGGTTAATTGTTATTTCTCACATAATCCCTATACTAGGATGGTTAGAAACAGAATAACACCATCATAAATCTCCTGTACATGAGGAAGACTACACGACACATCGAATTAGATAGATTGAGGTTGTTATGCAACCATTTCTCTTAATTTTGGCTCTTTCAAACCAATGTAAAACATACAATTGTAAAGACAGGCTGAAAGAAAAAACAGTAGGAATTAACCAATGTCATAACAGTTCTAGGGATTCCattaacaaaaaaaacataattaacaACAACTGGAATAGTAAACAAAGAGTTTCAACCAAGTTCCACAATACATGTAGTCGAAGTATATCTAAATGTCAATTATTTCTAGACAGGAAACATCCCTGCAAAATACTTGAGTGTAGACCTTACTGTGATCGGGTGTGGCGTTTCTGGGTATCGCCATGCTCTCCTCACCAATAGATTTCTAGTGCCATGTTCGATGTCATACT includes:
- the LOC130932758 gene encoding nicotianamine synthase codes for the protein MVCQEEVLISKVCELYSEIASLESLKPCKNVDTLFTELVLTCIPPSPIDVTKLSKNLQEIRSNLIRLCSIAEGHLEHHYSAILGSYDNPLHHLHIFPYYKNYLKLGLLEFTILSQHCGPQLPNKIAFVGSGPLPLTSIVLASNHLPSTTFHNYDIDSSANSSAMRLVSGDPDLSKRMAFHTNDILDVSCLEEFDVVYLAALVGMDKEEKNRVIDHLSKYMAPGAVLMLRSAHGARAFLYPVVEPCDLRGFEVLSVFHPTDEVINSVLIARKYPLSVVDQQQGLGSMILPNKCSDEIQAFNHPLNHGNIIIEELTLDDQL
- the LOC130932589 gene encoding uncharacterized protein LOC130932589, whose amino-acid sequence is MLIRSMASDACSSNTRRGIGGAGGQRELRSGNATSSSLQPQDVIDGVAPKCFCEKYAISYMSKTDTNPNRLFFGCPLLKVTEAHCKFFLWVDDHIVRVIAGEATRGSGDGKQSDIGKHLGMDNLIDHVEERIAKLEKLLNKKSREAQLRKKAREAAAKDMEASSTTSID